One Micromonospora craniellae genomic region harbors:
- a CDS encoding 4'-phosphopantetheinyl transferase family protein: MRRLDGVVHVWRMPLSRRLPDDPDPEHLLDPHERRRADRLGDARLRRRYVHAHATSRLILGGYLGVPPEEVVWHRGRHGKPALLGRPETKVNLTHSADLALLAVTTGREVGVDVERLARPDPDDTPSPVGRLATRFYPPDEASRVGRARGPARDWWYLRYWTRKEACVKASGGRLVQGLPVRVAGSHPYGRGLRCRGGTGLPGPWVVRDLTLGDRHLAAVALTGTADYRVVMRTWPGLRRFGLDESFPQGDRHGERAVR, encoded by the coding sequence ATGCGGCGTCTCGACGGCGTCGTCCACGTCTGGCGGATGCCGCTGAGCCGCCGACTCCCCGATGATCCGGATCCGGAACACCTGCTGGACCCGCACGAGCGTCGCCGGGCCGACCGGCTCGGCGACGCTCGGCTGCGCCGCCGCTACGTCCACGCGCACGCCACCAGTCGGCTGATCCTCGGCGGCTACCTCGGCGTACCGCCGGAGGAGGTGGTCTGGCATCGAGGTCGGCACGGGAAGCCGGCGCTGCTCGGGCGGCCGGAGACGAAGGTCAACCTGACCCACTCCGCCGACCTGGCCCTGCTGGCGGTCACCACCGGCCGGGAGGTCGGGGTCGACGTGGAACGCCTCGCCCGCCCCGACCCGGACGACACGCCGTCACCGGTGGGCCGGTTGGCGACGCGGTTCTACCCACCGGACGAGGCGTCCCGGGTCGGCCGCGCGCGCGGGCCGGCCCGGGACTGGTGGTACCTCCGCTACTGGACCCGCAAGGAGGCCTGCGTGAAGGCCAGCGGTGGACGGCTGGTGCAGGGGTTGCCGGTACGGGTCGCCGGATCGCACCCGTACGGTCGCGGCCTGCGCTGCCGGGGTGGGACCGGCCTGCCCGGCCCGTGGGTGGTGCGGGATCTCACGCTCGGCGACCGGCACCTGGCCGCGGTCGCGTTGACCGGGACCGCCGACTACCGGGTGGTGATGCGCACCTGGCCGGGTCTACGCCGGTTCGGCCTGGATGAGTCGTTCCCGCAGGGCGATCGCCACGGCGAGCGTGCGGTTCGGTGA
- a CDS encoding sensor histidine kinase, with protein MGYQTNKHVGLAEEIFREHHRRLESASIALTRNAPVLGQLQRNVHAIVADVAEQFDLPVSNADPPADIDEVVNHTLLPTEIGVDRALRNIHPIESLRAAALLFEVALPIILRRYVITDPARVAAVSLALHDAISRRVSLSSLAYVNYLIEKLQASRREERRRIARDLHDRLGHSIGLALQNLDLSRHYGTQDRLRSDAKVGAAMHEMREALQTVQELTAELRRSFGADGIEPALRGYLASSVPATIRTGLTVTGDVKVMPREVGEELYLILREAARNAVRHGEATELRITIVASEDAINAEVIDDGRGFDLIDAQTAGFGLRSMAERADLLNGRFTITSAPGSGTVVAVEVPLYGPEG; from the coding sequence GTGGGTTATCAGACAAATAAGCACGTCGGCCTGGCCGAAGAGATCTTCCGTGAACATCACCGGCGCCTGGAGTCCGCCTCGATCGCGCTGACCCGGAACGCGCCGGTGCTCGGTCAGTTGCAGCGCAACGTTCACGCGATCGTCGCCGACGTGGCGGAGCAGTTCGACCTGCCGGTGTCGAACGCCGACCCGCCCGCCGATATCGACGAGGTCGTCAACCACACGCTGCTGCCCACCGAGATCGGCGTGGACCGGGCGCTGCGAAACATCCATCCGATCGAGTCGTTGCGGGCCGCCGCGCTGCTCTTCGAGGTCGCGTTGCCGATCATTCTGCGCCGATACGTCATCACCGACCCGGCCCGGGTCGCGGCCGTCAGCCTCGCCCTGCACGACGCCATCTCCCGGCGGGTGTCGCTCTCCTCGCTGGCGTACGTGAACTACCTGATCGAGAAGTTGCAGGCGTCGCGCCGCGAGGAGCGTCGCCGGATCGCACGCGACCTGCACGACCGGCTCGGCCACTCGATCGGCCTCGCCCTGCAGAACCTCGACCTGTCCCGCCACTACGGCACGCAGGACCGCCTGCGGTCCGACGCCAAGGTCGGCGCGGCGATGCACGAGATGAGGGAGGCGTTGCAGACCGTGCAGGAGTTGACCGCGGAACTGCGCCGCTCGTTCGGTGCGGACGGCATCGAGCCGGCCCTGCGGGGGTATCTCGCGTCCAGCGTGCCGGCCACCATCCGCACCGGACTGACCGTCACCGGTGACGTCAAGGTCATGCCCCGCGAGGTCGGTGAGGAGCTGTACCTGATCCTGCGCGAGGCCGCCCGCAACGCGGTACGGCACGGCGAGGCCACCGAGCTGCGCATCACGATCGTCGCCTCGGAGGACGCGATCAACGCCGAGGTGATCGACGACGGTCGTGGCTTCGACCTGATCGACGCGCAGACCGCCGGTTTCGGGCTCCGGTCCATGGCCGAGCGCGCCGACCTGCTCAACGGCCGGTTCACCATCACCTCCGCACCCGGCAGCGGCACCGTTGTCGCGGTCGAGGTGCCGCTCTACGGTCCGGAAGGATGA
- a CDS encoding condensation domain-containing protein, with the protein MARMTRQAVRVDGGRDVLTPTTLGQRSIWVDIDRQMPDTSFYNSTVFTPVPEGVDLPGVLAALGALARRHEALRTLFHRDRNGNLMQQVMAAGELPVEICEATAEDPDPRALVDDLEARVRGHRFDHTTEWPIRPAVGVLDGAPRVVITCVSHAATDYLGTRVLGAELARLLAGEELPPPGMQPVELAEFERSEPGRRVQERSLAYWREQLVTAPSAIFAPREPDEPRYAVAMLNSSAVKLALDALATRYATGSSVVLLTATAKVLGQRTGHDRVPMILIAGNRHRPELRGYVGNLVQDVPATIDVSAEDFAVLVKGCWGTAMKAYRSGISDRQKISALRGTLAATADPSCYFNDLRQAGPDTGRIEEVTAERLRTARATSQLTFGPGYEVDELTFFLKVIEDGPDRLELTVRADTTRLGRDDAAEILREIEELLVTVTAQERVLAATGAP; encoded by the coding sequence ATGGCGCGAATGACCCGGCAGGCGGTACGCGTCGACGGCGGGCGGGACGTACTCACCCCCACCACCCTGGGGCAGCGCAGCATCTGGGTGGACATCGACCGGCAGATGCCGGACACCTCCTTCTACAACTCGACGGTCTTCACGCCGGTGCCCGAGGGAGTGGACCTGCCGGGCGTGCTAGCCGCGCTGGGCGCCCTGGCCCGCCGGCACGAGGCGCTGCGCACCCTCTTCCATCGGGACCGAAACGGGAACCTGATGCAGCAGGTGATGGCCGCCGGTGAGCTGCCGGTGGAGATCTGCGAGGCCACCGCCGAGGACCCCGACCCACGGGCGCTCGTGGACGACCTGGAGGCGCGGGTCCGGGGGCACCGGTTCGACCACACGACCGAGTGGCCGATCCGGCCCGCCGTCGGCGTGCTGGACGGCGCACCCCGCGTGGTGATCACCTGCGTGTCCCACGCGGCCACCGACTACCTCGGCACCCGCGTGCTCGGGGCCGAACTGGCCCGGCTGCTGGCCGGCGAGGAGCTGCCTCCGCCCGGAATGCAGCCGGTCGAGCTGGCCGAGTTCGAGCGGAGCGAGCCCGGCCGGCGGGTCCAGGAACGGTCGTTGGCCTACTGGCGGGAGCAACTGGTGACCGCCCCGTCGGCGATCTTCGCGCCCCGCGAGCCGGACGAGCCCCGGTACGCCGTCGCCATGCTCAACTCCAGCGCGGTCAAGCTGGCCCTGGACGCCCTCGCCACCCGGTACGCCACCGGCAGCTCGGTCGTGCTGCTCACGGCCACCGCAAAGGTCCTCGGTCAGCGTACCGGCCACGACCGGGTGCCGATGATCCTGATCGCCGGCAACCGGCACCGGCCGGAGCTGCGGGGCTACGTCGGCAACCTGGTGCAGGACGTACCGGCCACGATCGACGTCTCCGCCGAGGACTTCGCCGTGCTGGTCAAGGGTTGCTGGGGTACGGCGATGAAGGCGTACCGCAGCGGGATCAGCGACCGGCAGAAGATCAGCGCGCTGCGCGGCACGCTGGCCGCGACGGCCGACCCGTCCTGCTACTTCAACGACCTGCGTCAGGCAGGGCCGGACACCGGCCGGATCGAGGAGGTGACCGCCGAGCGGCTGCGTACCGCGCGGGCGACCAGCCAACTCACCTTCGGTCCCGGGTACGAGGTGGACGAGCTGACCTTCTTCCTCAAGGTGATCGAGGACGGGCCGGACCGGCTGGAGCTGACCGTACGGGCCGACACCACCCGGCTCGGCCGCGACGACGCCGCCGAGATCCTGCGGGAGATCGAGGAGTTGCTGGTGACGGTGACGGCGCAGGAACGGGTCCTGGCGGCCACCGGAGCACCGTGA
- a CDS encoding DUF4386 domain-containing protein, with the protein MHPLIRTARATGLFYLSLAIAGALGFLTVRPQVFAAGDADATLAHLVGNESLARVGIALELLVVLAQTFTAVWFYRLFRAVDATAAGSIAVFGMVNAVAILGSAALLATAVEVATDPFGDAASTVQLLYLVSGHLWTVGGIFFGLWLIPMGWCVLRSGWLPRALGWILVVGGAGYLLNAFVAYLVPGAGILADLLVVPATVGEFWILGYLIVRGVRRSALTEPARAAATKAA; encoded by the coding sequence ATGCACCCCCTGATCCGCACCGCCCGCGCGACCGGGTTGTTCTACCTCAGCCTCGCCATTGCCGGCGCACTGGGCTTCCTGACCGTCCGGCCACAGGTCTTCGCCGCCGGCGACGCCGACGCGACCCTGGCCCACCTGGTCGGCAACGAGTCCCTCGCCCGCGTCGGGATCGCCCTCGAACTGCTCGTGGTCCTCGCCCAGACGTTCACCGCCGTATGGTTCTACCGTCTGTTCCGTGCCGTCGACGCCACCGCCGCCGGCAGCATCGCCGTCTTCGGCATGGTCAACGCCGTCGCGATCCTGGGCAGCGCCGCGCTGCTCGCGACCGCAGTCGAGGTGGCGACCGACCCGTTCGGCGACGCCGCCAGCACCGTGCAACTGCTGTACCTGGTCAGTGGTCACCTCTGGACGGTCGGCGGGATCTTCTTCGGCCTCTGGCTGATCCCGATGGGCTGGTGCGTGCTCCGCTCGGGCTGGCTGCCCCGTGCCCTCGGCTGGATCCTCGTCGTCGGCGGTGCCGGTTACCTGCTCAACGCGTTTGTCGCGTACCTCGTCCCCGGTGCCGGAATCCTCGCCGACCTGCTCGTCGTCCCGGCGACCGTGGGCGAGTTCTGGATCCTCGGTTACCTGATCGTCCGGGGCGTACGGCGGTCGGCGCTGACCGAGCCGGCGCGAGCCGCAGCCACGAAGGCCGCCTGA
- a CDS encoding UbiA family prenyltransferase — translation MSIQSIAGPLSGGSLSRVVGLSFSESRPVVQAVFQLRFLTGAMLAAPPLHPPEVRDLTVGALAWLCATWQVYLLNGLCDRTEDRHNGSARPLATGALSAASAGGAATALSLLAMTLGVLVSPGFAVLVAAMLALGWLYSAAPRPQKANLPGFVAVVVAGGLVTYLAGWYAAGGGVPDSRAVAVAVALSLWMGLVGMTKDLPDVAGDRLAGRHTLPIVLPERLARCLLATGALLVAAGLATVAATEPTLLPPAGLLLAGAVVLSVCVLTRISHGDRSRRRRPYRAFMVTQYAVHLTVITQCLAI, via the coding sequence ATGTCCATTCAGTCGATTGCGGGTCCACTGTCGGGCGGTTCCCTGTCCCGCGTCGTCGGCCTCTCGTTCTCGGAGAGCCGTCCGGTGGTGCAGGCCGTCTTCCAGCTCCGCTTTCTGACCGGGGCGATGCTGGCCGCCCCGCCGTTGCACCCGCCCGAAGTACGGGACCTGACAGTCGGTGCGCTGGCCTGGCTCTGCGCCACCTGGCAGGTGTATCTGCTCAACGGCCTCTGCGACCGCACCGAGGACCGGCACAACGGGTCCGCCCGGCCGCTCGCCACCGGCGCGCTGTCCGCCGCCTCGGCCGGTGGCGCGGCAACCGCCCTCAGCCTGCTCGCGATGACCCTCGGAGTGCTCGTCTCCCCCGGCTTCGCCGTGCTGGTGGCGGCCATGCTGGCACTCGGCTGGCTCTACTCGGCGGCGCCCCGGCCGCAGAAGGCCAACCTGCCCGGCTTCGTCGCCGTGGTGGTGGCCGGCGGCCTCGTCACCTACCTGGCCGGGTGGTACGCCGCCGGCGGCGGTGTACCGGACTCACGGGCGGTCGCGGTGGCCGTCGCGCTGTCGCTCTGGATGGGCCTGGTGGGGATGACCAAGGACCTGCCGGACGTGGCCGGCGACCGGCTGGCCGGCCGGCACACTCTGCCGATCGTGCTGCCCGAACGCCTCGCACGCTGCCTGCTCGCCACCGGCGCGCTGCTCGTGGCGGCAGGACTGGCCACGGTCGCCGCCACCGAACCGACCCTGCTACCGCCGGCCGGACTACTGTTGGCCGGTGCGGTGGTGCTGAGCGTCTGCGTGCTGACCCGGATCAGCCACGGCGACCGCAGCCGCCGACGCCGCCCCTACCGGGCCTTCATGGTCACCCAGTACGCGGTGCACCTCACGGTGATCACCCAGTGTCTGGCGATCTGA
- a CDS encoding NYN domain-containing protein gives MDAIEQNSSRLAVLIDADNAQPALIVPLLAEVAKYGTAHVKRAYGDWTGTGLRSWKEHLLAQSIQPFQQFAYTSGKNATDAALIIDAMDLLYTGRFDGFCIVSSDSDFTRLASRIRESGLTVYGFGERKTPQSFVAACDKFVYTENLTYDQPATPVAAAVIKPRTSPPVAPLTTDTALMALLRAAVDAASGDDGWAHLAAVGHILTKRRPDFDSRTYGYPKLTDLVEATGGYEVDRRIPGGGKPAIVYIRLHTHSTPKRPTNP, from the coding sequence ATGGACGCCATCGAACAGAACAGCAGCCGGCTAGCGGTCCTCATCGACGCCGATAACGCCCAGCCGGCGTTGATCGTGCCGCTGTTGGCCGAGGTCGCCAAGTACGGCACCGCGCATGTGAAGCGGGCCTACGGTGACTGGACCGGCACCGGCCTGCGCAGCTGGAAGGAGCACCTTCTCGCCCAGTCAATCCAACCGTTTCAGCAGTTCGCCTACACCAGCGGTAAGAACGCCACCGACGCCGCTCTGATCATCGACGCGATGGACCTTCTCTACACCGGCCGTTTCGACGGCTTCTGCATCGTCTCCAGCGACAGCGACTTCACTCGCCTGGCCTCCCGCATCCGCGAGTCCGGGCTCACCGTCTACGGCTTCGGGGAACGTAAGACACCCCAATCCTTTGTCGCCGCCTGCGACAAGTTCGTCTACACCGAGAACCTCACCTATGACCAACCGGCCACACCGGTCGCGGCCGCCGTGATCAAGCCCCGAACATCTCCACCCGTTGCCCCACTCACGACCGACACCGCCCTTATGGCCCTGCTCCGCGCCGCCGTCGACGCCGCCTCCGGCGACGACGGCTGGGCACACCTCGCTGCCGTCGGCCACATCCTCACGAAACGCCGCCCCGACTTCGACTCCCGCACCTACGGATACCCCAAGCTGACCGACCTCGTCGAGGCCACGGGCGGGTACGAAGTCGACCGCCGCATCCCCGGCGGCGGCAAGCCCGCCATCGTCTACATCCGCCTCCATACCCACAGCACACCCAAACGACCCACCAACCCATAG
- a CDS encoding TetR/AcrR family transcriptional regulator C-terminal domain-containing protein translates to MGARRPREPLSRERALAAAIALVDAEGLAALTMRRLAAGLGVEAMSLYYHLPGKEGLLDGLAEAVIAEIEAAAEAADATVAGDDWRTRLRQRFLAARAVMLRHPWAPGLLGSRPTVPAGVYAYYDQIIATLREGGFSYRIAHRALHAFGSLALGFAQEVFRPAAAGGTTDVDVAEAELAAMAEKLPHLTAMMAAEAHDADDPTLGWCDSQVEFEFTLDLLFDGLERARG, encoded by the coding sequence ATGGGAGCGAGAAGACCTCGGGAGCCGCTGAGTCGTGAGCGTGCCCTCGCGGCGGCGATCGCGCTGGTGGACGCGGAGGGGCTGGCCGCGCTGACGATGCGTCGCCTGGCCGCCGGGCTCGGCGTCGAGGCGATGTCGCTCTACTACCACCTGCCCGGCAAGGAGGGACTGCTCGACGGCCTGGCGGAAGCGGTCATCGCCGAGATCGAGGCCGCTGCGGAGGCCGCCGACGCGACGGTGGCCGGCGACGACTGGCGCACCCGTCTGCGACAGCGCTTCCTCGCCGCCCGCGCGGTGATGCTGCGCCACCCGTGGGCGCCCGGTCTGCTCGGTTCCCGCCCGACCGTGCCCGCCGGGGTGTACGCCTACTACGACCAGATCATCGCCACGCTGCGCGAGGGCGGTTTCTCCTACCGAATCGCGCACCGCGCCCTGCACGCGTTCGGCAGTCTCGCGCTCGGCTTCGCCCAGGAGGTGTTCCGGCCGGCTGCGGCCGGCGGGACGACCGACGTCGACGTCGCCGAAGCGGAGTTGGCCGCGATGGCCGAGAAGCTGCCCCACCTGACGGCGATGATGGCCGCTGAGGCGCACGACGCGGATGACCCCACGCTCGGGTGGTGCGACAGTCAGGTCGAGTTCGAGTTCACCCTCGACCTGCTCTTCGACGGCCTCGAACGCGCCCGGGGGTGA
- a CDS encoding response regulator, whose amino-acid sequence MNTSGTIRVVVVDDHNLFREGLKEVLGTDRDIQIVGEGGSGPEAVELVVAHEPDVLLLDVEMPGAGVTETIRQVLHQCRDVQIIVLTMHDDAELVREVLEAGASAYMLKTILRDELLAAVRSVRRPSANILLAVSRGTVEQLDRRPPGSGGPGTALTQREREVLVLAAGALSNQQIASRLHIAEATVKRHLTNAYAKLNAVSRVDAIRKAVARRIISDGQRLSR is encoded by the coding sequence ATGAACACGTCGGGCACCATCCGCGTGGTGGTGGTGGACGACCACAACCTGTTCCGCGAGGGCCTCAAGGAGGTGCTCGGCACCGACCGGGACATCCAGATCGTCGGTGAGGGCGGCAGCGGCCCGGAGGCGGTCGAGCTGGTCGTCGCCCACGAGCCGGACGTGCTGCTGCTCGACGTCGAGATGCCCGGGGCGGGCGTGACGGAGACCATCCGGCAGGTGCTGCACCAGTGCCGCGACGTGCAGATCATCGTGCTCACCATGCACGACGACGCCGAGCTGGTCCGTGAGGTGCTCGAGGCCGGCGCCAGCGCGTACATGCTGAAGACGATCCTGCGGGACGAGTTGCTGGCGGCGGTCCGGTCGGTGCGCCGCCCGTCGGCGAACATCCTGCTGGCGGTCTCGCGGGGCACGGTCGAGCAACTGGACCGCCGGCCGCCCGGCTCGGGCGGGCCGGGCACGGCGCTGACCCAGCGGGAGCGGGAGGTCCTGGTCCTCGCCGCGGGCGCGCTGAGCAACCAGCAGATCGCTTCCCGGCTGCACATCGCCGAGGCCACTGTGAAACGGCACCTGACCAACGCGTACGCCAAGCTCAACGCCGTTTCCCGGGTGGACGCGATCCGTAAGGCCGTCGCCCGCCGGATCATCTCCGACGGGCAGCGGCTCTCCCGCTGA
- a CDS encoding helix-turn-helix transcriptional regulator, whose product MAQKMIWPVMSAGYRPALPADELTIAVVVDNEVTWRGVAAVVQQVPKVRWTAGPDGADVVIASPRALSHADRLGRHDDGRQHKLLVLLDEPDQVDIVRWLTPDGYLLAADLTPESLHRTLAQVADGQLVVPAELSRHLLKLATGPTRRERGRAPVLTARERETLALLAEGLSNRQIGRRLGVSEHGAKRLVGSIMTKLDSPNRTLAVAIALRERLIQAEPA is encoded by the coding sequence ATGGCACAGAAGATGATCTGGCCGGTGATGTCCGCCGGGTACCGGCCGGCACTGCCTGCTGACGAACTGACGATCGCCGTGGTGGTCGACAACGAGGTGACCTGGCGCGGTGTGGCGGCGGTCGTCCAGCAGGTGCCGAAGGTGCGGTGGACAGCCGGACCGGACGGTGCGGACGTGGTCATCGCCTCGCCCCGGGCCCTGAGCCACGCCGACAGGCTGGGGCGACACGACGACGGGCGGCAGCACAAGCTCCTCGTGCTGCTCGACGAGCCGGACCAGGTGGACATCGTGCGGTGGCTGACCCCGGACGGCTACCTGCTGGCTGCGGACCTGACGCCGGAGTCCCTGCACCGGACCCTGGCGCAGGTGGCCGACGGCCAGTTGGTGGTGCCCGCGGAGCTGAGCCGGCACCTGCTCAAGCTGGCCACCGGCCCGACGCGGCGGGAACGTGGCCGGGCTCCGGTGCTCACCGCCCGGGAGCGGGAGACACTGGCGCTGCTCGCCGAGGGGCTGAGTAACCGGCAGATCGGCCGTCGACTCGGTGTCTCGGAACACGGTGCCAAGCGCCTGGTGGGCAGCATCATGACCAAACTGGACTCACCGAACCGCACGCTCGCCGTGGCGATCGCCCTGCGGGAACGACTCATCCAGGCCGAACCGGCGTAG
- a CDS encoding glycoside hydrolase family 65 protein, translating into MQGTPDRPSSAPDDRWRILRTQDDLDRLGETESIFALSNGWVGWRGTLDEGDPCDMPGSYLNGFHERRALNYPEDGYAFPQLSDTVISAPNATLVRLWVGGEPLDIRIGTLRTHEQVLDLRAGVVERVTEWISPAGQGVRVRSTRLVSLPRRRVAALDWTVEPLDDAVDLRICADLLANERVPQRADDPRAASIVHDPLIAERHHVDGADGVLVHRTEHSDQRVAVAVAHRPSAPDQIAISTDATPDRIRLTLAGTVAPGERARLTKYVAYEWVPVDGTAAVDLADQVTAEADAARETGFTTLLAEQRAALDTAWRTADVVLEGDEELQLAIRFAMFHLIQAGRPDGASSIPAKGLTGNGYDGHVLWDTEQYVLPVLTYVAPGVARSALRWRYAHLPQARERAAELRLTGATFPWRTIGGQECSGYWPAGTAGLHVNADIADAVLRYAGATGDEKFRAGAGLELLVAGARLWRGFGHFTDDGGFHIFGVTGPDEYAALVDDNAFTNLMARRNLRGAADAAERYPEAAGRLGVDPAEVAGWRAAADAMVLPYDAKRGVHQQAAGFTSQPEWDFAGTGDDDYPLLLHFPYLELYRRQVVKQADLVLAMLRCPGEFTAEEKAANFAYYEARTVRDSSLSAAPQAVLAAELGHLDLAYDMFAESVLQDLLDLGDKTGDGLHLASLGGSWLALVQGFGGMRDDRELLSFDPRLPDRIERLAFSLCWRGHRLLVTLTTEEARYELPDAPADTAVDLWHHGEQVRVVAGTPVRRPMPQVPDFGAEPTAPPGRRPTHRAAAV; encoded by the coding sequence GTGCAAGGCACCCCCGACCGGCCGTCGTCGGCGCCGGACGACCGGTGGCGGATCCTTCGTACCCAGGACGACCTGGACCGGCTCGGCGAGACCGAATCGATCTTCGCGCTCAGCAACGGCTGGGTGGGGTGGCGCGGGACCCTCGACGAGGGCGACCCCTGCGACATGCCGGGCAGCTACCTCAACGGGTTCCACGAGCGGCGGGCGCTCAACTACCCCGAGGACGGGTACGCCTTCCCGCAGCTCAGCGACACCGTGATCAGCGCGCCGAACGCCACCCTCGTCCGGCTCTGGGTCGGCGGGGAACCGCTGGACATCCGCATCGGAACGCTCCGCACCCACGAGCAGGTGCTCGACCTGCGGGCCGGGGTGGTGGAACGGGTCACCGAGTGGATCTCGCCGGCCGGGCAGGGGGTGCGGGTACGCAGCACCCGACTGGTGTCGCTGCCGCGTCGCCGGGTGGCCGCGCTGGACTGGACGGTGGAACCCCTGGACGACGCGGTCGATCTGCGGATCTGCGCGGACCTGCTGGCCAACGAGCGGGTCCCGCAACGCGCCGACGACCCCCGGGCCGCGTCGATCGTCCACGATCCGCTGATCGCCGAGCGGCACCACGTCGACGGCGCCGACGGGGTGCTGGTGCACCGCACCGAGCACAGTGACCAGCGGGTCGCCGTCGCCGTGGCGCACCGGCCGTCGGCCCCCGACCAGATCGCCATCAGCACCGACGCCACCCCGGACCGGATCCGGCTCACCCTTGCCGGGACGGTTGCGCCCGGCGAGCGGGCACGCCTGACCAAGTACGTGGCGTACGAGTGGGTACCGGTCGACGGCACCGCCGCCGTGGACCTCGCCGACCAGGTGACGGCCGAGGCGGACGCCGCCCGCGAGACAGGCTTCACCACCCTGCTCGCCGAACAACGGGCGGCCCTCGACACCGCCTGGCGGACCGCCGACGTGGTGCTCGAAGGCGACGAGGAACTGCAACTGGCGATCCGGTTCGCCATGTTCCACCTGATCCAGGCGGGCCGGCCGGACGGCGCGTCGAGCATCCCGGCCAAGGGGCTGACCGGCAACGGGTACGACGGGCACGTGCTCTGGGACACCGAGCAGTACGTGTTGCCGGTGCTGACGTACGTCGCCCCCGGGGTGGCCCGCTCGGCCCTGCGCTGGCGGTACGCGCACCTGCCCCAGGCGCGGGAACGCGCGGCGGAGCTGCGGCTGACCGGCGCCACCTTCCCGTGGCGGACCATCGGCGGCCAGGAGTGCTCCGGCTACTGGCCGGCGGGCACCGCCGGGCTGCATGTCAACGCCGACATCGCCGACGCGGTGCTGCGCTACGCCGGTGCCACCGGCGACGAGAAGTTCCGGGCCGGGGCCGGGCTGGAGCTGCTGGTGGCCGGTGCCCGGCTCTGGCGTGGCTTCGGGCACTTTACCGACGACGGCGGCTTCCACATCTTCGGCGTCACCGGCCCGGACGAGTACGCCGCACTCGTCGACGACAACGCGTTCACCAACCTGATGGCCCGGCGGAACCTGCGCGGTGCGGCGGACGCCGCCGAGCGGTACCCGGAGGCGGCCGGTCGGTTGGGTGTGGACCCGGCCGAGGTGGCCGGCTGGCGGGCGGCGGCCGACGCGATGGTGCTGCCGTACGACGCCAAGCGCGGGGTGCACCAGCAGGCGGCCGGCTTCACCAGCCAACCGGAGTGGGACTTCGCCGGCACCGGTGACGACGACTACCCGCTGCTGCTGCACTTCCCCTACCTGGAGCTGTACCGCCGTCAGGTGGTCAAGCAGGCCGACCTGGTGCTGGCCATGCTGCGCTGCCCCGGCGAGTTCACCGCCGAGGAGAAGGCGGCGAACTTCGCCTACTACGAGGCGCGTACGGTCCGGGACTCGTCGCTGTCCGCCGCGCCGCAGGCGGTGCTCGCCGCCGAACTGGGTCACCTCGACCTGGCGTACGACATGTTCGCCGAGTCGGTGTTGCAGGACCTGTTGGACCTCGGTGACAAGACGGGCGACGGGCTGCACCTGGCCTCGCTGGGCGGCTCGTGGCTGGCGCTGGTGCAGGGCTTCGGCGGGATGCGCGACGACCGTGAGCTGCTCTCGTTCGATCCTCGGCTGCCCGACCGGATCGAGCGGCTGGCGTTCAGCCTGTGCTGGCGCGGGCACCGGCTGCTGGTCACGCTCACCACCGAGGAGGCCCGCTACGAGCTGCCCGACGCTCCCGCCGACACCGCCGTCGACCTGTGGCACCACGGCGAGCAGGTGCGGGTGGTCGCCGGGACCCCGGTACGCCGGCCGATGCCGCAGGTGCCCGACTTCGGCGCCGAGCCGACCGCCCCTCCCGGCCGCCGCCCCACCCACCGCGCCGCCGCTGTGTAA